The following proteins are encoded in a genomic region of Amphiura filiformis chromosome 18, Afil_fr2py, whole genome shotgun sequence:
- the LOC140139838 gene encoding galactosylceramide sulfotransferase-like encodes MVYRTVPRLGLVVCVAGFIGIFTVYKLCTSIESEFVETYKAYKRPGSYRGIAGADIYADYKNGTPCRSVTDIVFLKIHKCSSTTVQNLLLRFGEKHDLTFVLPPHANYLGDPQNTSFDRKYMIEYPDVKYNILCHHTRFNEENIVNLMPSDSVYITILRDPVTMYESLFTYAGFAQYSKIFGGDPVTNLAQYFNRSVEYSNHLLRSARPIS; translated from the exons ATGGTGTATAGGACGGTACCACGGTTGGGGTTGGTGGTTTGTGTGGCTGGTTTCATAGGTATATTTACCGTTTACAAACTCTGCACTTCCATCGAGAGTGAGTTCGTAGAAACCTATAAGGCTTACAAGCGGCCTGGATCATATCG GGGTATTGCTGGTGCGGATATTTACGCAGACTACAAA AATGGTACTCCCTGCAGATCGGTGACAGACATCGTCTTCTTAAAGATTCACAAATGTAGCAGTACCACCGTGCAGAACCTGCTGCTCCGTTTTGGCGAGAAACATGATCTAACCTTCGTACTTCCACCACATGCTAATTACCTCGGAGACCCACAGAACACATCGTTTGACAGAAAGTACATGATAGAATATCCAGATGTGAAGTACAACATACTGTGTCACCACACAAGATTCAACGAAGAAA ATATCGTTAACTTGATGCCGTCAGATAGTGTATATATCACAATTCTCCGAGATCCCGTCACGATGTATGAATCGCTCTTCACATATGCCGGCTTTGCTCAATATTCTAAAATCTTTGGAGGTGATCCTGTTACGAATTTGGCTCAGTATTTTAACCGCTCTGTAGAATACTCCAATCACTTGTTACGATCAGCCCGCCCCATTTCATAA